A genome region from Microplitis mediator isolate UGA2020A chromosome 4, iyMicMedi2.1, whole genome shotgun sequence includes the following:
- the LOC130666229 gene encoding 28S ribosomal protein S7, mitochondrial: MMANIGVQARNLQLCLKNINLTSFINIGSIKLYSVFPPSFVKPIFKKEEQALLEETGEAEHLAHVPIKPAFGDDTCSEFHDPIVRKFTNMIMRRGHKVLARSLLEQAFETIKRIQIEHYHKETPEARGEIIIDPVTILHKALVNVEPVMELKGIKKGGATYQVPVPIKEPRRKFLAMNWLVQMCKEKDPRTPYAVVLAKELIEASNNRGRVVKKKQDLHRQCEANRSYAHYRWS, translated from the exons ATGATGGCTAATATTGGAGTGCAAGCaagaaatttacaattatgtttaaaaaatatcaatttaaccag tttcataAATATAGGCTCGATAAAATTATACAGCGTCTTTCCACCGTCATTTGTAAagccaatatttaaaaaagaagaGCAAGCATTACTAGAAGAAACTGGTGAAGCTGAACATCTAGCTCACGTGCCCATTAAGCCTGCCTTCGGTGACGACACTTGTTCCGAGTTTCACGATCCCATTGTGag aaaattcacaAATATGATTATGAGAAGAGGTCATAAAGTACTGGCACGTAGTTTACTCGAGCAGGCGTTCGAAACCATAAAACGTATACAGATAGAACATTACCACAAAGAGACTCCAGAAGCTCGTGGTGAGATAATAATAGACCCAGTAACTATTTTGCACAAAGCTCTGGTTAATGTCGAACCTGTAATGGAACTTAAAGGTATCAAGAAAGGAGGTGCTACCTACCAG GTGCCTGTGCCTATAAAAGAACCAAGACGCAAATTCTTAGCAATGAATTGGCTAGTGCAGATGTGCAAGGAAAAAGATCCCAGAACTCCTTACGCGGTAGTGCTGGCTAAAGAATTAATAGAAGCGTCTAATAATAGA ggaCGAGTTGTAAAAAAGAAACAAGATCTTCACAGACAGTGCGAGGCCAATCGTTCTTATGCTCATTACCGATGgtcataa
- the LOC130666228 gene encoding pH-sensitive chloride channel 2-like isoform X1 yields MRGCNFNGFYFIKLSIFIFFYYLCCVQSDPITAVESNNCHAINRENTLTQRELLQELTNDCRYDKMVRPPGEINASDPIKVACRANIYTIKSNMAKTLQFDVHMMLQFRYRDSRLRYSEVAPQYTHIFGGQSAHNLIWTPTVFVSNERTSVIMGNGVKDLLISIDPTGVVILNTRLEATLNCALRLEKFPFDVQECPLIFESWTHSAQDMKLYWDESPIVLAKELHLTEYRLVGKWVNETEVSYTAAQQHYGHFAGNFSSISITFKLAREMGFFVMDYYIPSVLIVVVSWVSFWLHVDASPPRIVLGTNTILAFMTLASKIENSLPKVSYIKASEIWFLGCTIFLFAAMVEFAFVNTIYRRKKTVQLKKVNSKYILKSTLTPRLARKQFQKNTTNLERSRSWSSLDNSRLNDSDYSSQNYLTVHGCPSTINIPSVRIEDERDRDFSSGSIMTIESSPSPPPKSFPRRPTLAKLNTFTTMTPQEIAQWIDRRSRIVFPAAFLIFNILYWSFIWI; encoded by the exons ATGCGCGGGTGTAATTttaatggattttatttcatcaaattatcaatttttatttttttttattatttatgttgtGTACAAAGTGATCCAATTAC ggcAGTCGAAAGTAATAATTGTCATGCAATTAACAGAGAAAACACATTAACACAGAGAGAATTACTTCAGGAATTGACAAATGATTGTCGGTACGATAAGATGGTAAGACCACCTGGTGAAATCAATGCAAGTGACCCAATTAAAGTTGCCTGCAGGGCCAACATATATACAATAAAGTCAAATATGGCCAAGACACTa CAATTTGATGTCCACATGATGCTCCAGTTTCGTTACCGCGACTCAAGACTCCGATATTCAGAGGTAGCGCCGCAGTACACTCATATTTTTGGGGGTCAGTCAGCTCATAATTTAATATGGACACCAACAGTATTTGTGTCCAATGAAAGAACTTCCGTAATAATGGGAAACGGCGTCAAAGATTTGCTGATATCAATCGACCCGACTGGTGTGGTCATCTTAAACACCAG ACTCGAGGCCACCTTGAACTGCGCTCTTCGCCTGGAAAAATTTCCCTTCGACGTACAAGAATGCCCGCTGATATTTGAAAGCT gGACTCACAGTGCGCAAGATATGAAATTATACTGGGATGAATCACCGATCGTGTTAGCCAAAGAGTTGCATTTAACAGAGTATCGACTGGTTGGGAAATGGGTTAACGAGACTGAGGTCTCTTACACTGCGGCACAGCAACATTATGGTCACTTTG cCGGTAACTTTAGTTCGATTAGCATCACGTTTAAGCTTGCACGTGAAATGggattttttgttatggactatTATATACCATCGGTATTGATTGTCGTGGTGTCATGGGTGTCATTCTGGCTTCACGTTGACGCGAGCCCGCCGAGAATCGTTCTAGGAACTAACACAATATTAGCATTCATGACACTTGCGTCTAAAATCGAAAACTCATTGCCCAAAGTTTCCTACATAAAAGCCAGCGAAATTTGGTTTCTTGGTTGTaccatttttctttttgcaGCAATGGTAGAATTTGCCTTCGTCAATACAATTTACCGGAGAAA GAAAACAgttcaattgaaaaaagttaacagtaaatatattttgaaatcaaCGTTAACCCCGCGTTTGGCGcgaaaacaatttcaaaaaaatacgacGAATCTTGAACGCTCGCGGTCTTGGTCTTCGCTGGATAACAGCCGCTTAAATGACAGTGATTACTCcagtcaaaattatttaacagtCCAC GGTTGTCCTAGTACAATCAATATACCGTCGGTGAGAATAGAAGACGAAAGAGATCGTGACTTTTCAAGCGGCAGTATAATGACGATTGAGAGTTCACCGTCCCCTCCACCAAAATCATTTCCACGGCGACCAACTCTCGCGAAATTGAACACGTTCACAACAATGACACCACAGGAAATAGCTCAGTGGATTGACCGGCGAAGCAGAATTGTCTTTCCCGCAGCTTTTCTCATATTTAATATTCTCTACTGGTCATTCAtctggatttaa
- the LOC130666226 gene encoding transducin beta-like protein 3, giving the protein MSNKNIKEAFAIESKHSAFYTGGNVKWSKDGEHLFCLNNGTLSVLSISTGLVVNKLGNSEDEDIDVVNTFCVSNDGNQVITSHKSSLFKLWTWKDEKLVKHWKSIHQGPIPLITFFGNDIMASGGSDSSVRLWNLQHHSCTHNLKGLIGVVSVLEFHPDAQMQLLFAAGDDKHEIFGWDITTGQLTIRLKAHLSKVTSLSFHNNGINLVSSGRDKVLILWDITQQVSIRVLPVFEGIEGAFIIPANMKLPIDIDEDSDDKIFVASAGQKGTVKIWEMKSGREVYCQNNSLVPAAEDKDDLSITHLLLNEQVECFAVVTTDHHILIHALKSFVCTKQFVGYTDEILDIVYVGENGSHIAVATNSWDIKLYELATMNCQLLRGHTEIVLALATTPANRYLMVSSAKDNSVRVWLMCKESHMMFCIGHSERHTASVGSVALSQSSANFFASVSQDRCLKLWSLPKKLSTTDKNIDLNVEHTVVGHEQKSDINCVVISPNDKIIATGSQDKTAKLWSADNLQLIGVLRGHRRGVWCVRFSPIDQVLMTTSADCTIKLWSISELNCLKTFEGHESSVMRGEFISRGMQLITSGADGLLKLWIVKTSEAITTLEAHTSRVWTLAVSEDENHIISGGSDSQIVVWRDVTVENRNKMMEEKEKLIIEEQKLSNLLKADELVAALKLALKLDKPMQVLRVIEGIMKNSDSEKLKDAISELKPHYKESLLKCASTWNTNSRNAQPAQLIINILMNDIGSGAIQMPSLSSSLEALIPYTDRHLKRLTRLFQDLHLLNYTVNRIKPHNEPKKLNGFNE; this is encoded by the exons atgagtaataaaaatataaaagaagc ATTTGCTATAGAATCAAAACATTCAGCTTTTTATACCGGAGGAAATGTCAAA TGGAGCAAAGATGGAGAACATTTATTTTGTCTGAACAATGGAACATTGTCGGTGTTGTCCATAAGCACAGGACTcgttgtaaataaattaggAAACTCCGAAGATGAAGACATTGATGTTGTCAATACTTTTTGTGTCAGTAATGATGGCAATCAAGTAATAACCTCTCACAAAAGTagtctttttaaattatggacATGGAAag ATGAAAAACTTGTGAAACATTGGAAGTCAATTCACCAGGGCCCGATTCCACTGATAACATTTTTCGGTAACGACATAATGGCCTCTGGTGGAAGTGATTCCAGTGTACGATTATGGAATTTGCAGCATCATTCCTGCACTCACAATTTAAAAGGACTTATAGGAGTCGTAAG tgtcTTAGAGTTCCACCCAGATGCACAAATGCAATTACTTTTCGCAGCCGGTGATGATAAACATGAAATATTCGGGTGGGATATCACTACAGGACAATTGACAATAAGACTCAAAGCCCATCTTAGTAAAGTTACCTCTCTATCATTTCATAATAATGGTATTAATTTAGTAAG cTCGGGACGTGACAAAGTATTAATTCTGTGGGATATCACACAGCAAGTTTCTATAAGAGTATTGCCAGTCTTTGAAGGGATTGAAGGAGCTTTCATAATACCCGCGAACATGAAATTGCCAATAGACATTGACGAAGATTCCGacgataaaatatttgtcgcAAGTGCCGGACAAAAGGGGACAGTTAAAATATGGGAGATGAAATCTGGCCGGGAAGTTTACTGTCAGAATAATTCATTAGTGCCAGCTGCTGAAGACAAAGACGATCTGTCGATTACACATTTATTGTTGAACGAACAAGTCGAATGTTTTGCAGTCGTCACTACAGATCATCACATTCTTATTCATGCGTTGAAAAGTTTTGTGTGTACTAAGCAATTCGTTGGGTACACTGACGAAATTCTGGACATTGTCTATGTGGGAGAAAACGGGAGTCATATTGCCGTTGCTACCAACAGTTGGGACATTAAATTGTACGAATTGGCTACGATGAATTGTCAATTATTACGCGGGCATACTGAAATTGTCCTGGCGCTCGCTACAACTCCAGCAAATCGTTATCTGATGGTGTCTTCAGCGAAGGATAACAGCGTGCGCGTTTGGCTGATGTGCAAAGAAAGTCATATGATGTTTTGTATTGGTCACAGCGAACGTCATACTGCCTCAGTTGGCTCTGTCGCACTTTCTCAGTCGTCtgctaatttttttgcttcagTAAGTCAGGACAGGTGTCTAAAATTGTGGAGTCTTCCGAAAAAACTTTCTACCACAg ataaaaatattgatttaaatgTCGAACACACTGTCGTTGGTCATGAGCAAAAAAGTGACATCAATTGCGTTGTAATATCGCCGaatgataaaattatcgcTACTGGATCACAAGATAAAACagctaaa ttatgGAGCGCAGATAATTTACAACTCATCGGAGTACTTCGTGGACATCGCCGAGGCGTTTGGTGCGTAAGATTTTCACCAATTGATCAAGTATTGATGACAACTTCCGCTGATTGTACCATAAAACTTTGGTCAATATCAGAACTAAATTGTCTAAag ACTTTTGAAGGACACGAATCATCAGTTATGAGAGGAGAATTTATATCACGTGGAATGCAATTAATTACATCTGGTGCCGATGGGTTACTAAAATTATGGATCGTTAAGACTTCAGAAGCCATAACTACATTGGAGGCACATACTAGCAGAGTCTGGACACTTgctg taagTGAAGATGAAAATCATATAATAAGTGGCGGTAGCGATTCACAGATCGTAGTATGGCGAGATGTTACTGTTGAGAATCGCAATAAAATGATGGAAGAAAAAGAGAAACTAATAATTGAAGAGCAGAAATTATCAAATCTTCTTAAAGCCGATGAATTGGTAGCGGCATTGAAGTTGGCATTAAAATTAGACAAGCCAATGCAAGTACTGCGTGTTATTGAAGGCATTATGAAAAATAGTGATAGTGAAAAGCTGAAAGATGCAATTAGTGAATTGAAGCCTCACTACAAAGAGTCTTTACTCAAGTGTGCGTCTACGTGGAATACTAATAGTCGTAACGCGCAACCAGCTCAG CTGATCATCAACATACTGATGAATGATATTGGGAGTGGCGCCATACAAATGCCCTCATTGTCATCGTCTTTAGAAGCATTGATTCCGTATACCgacagacatttaaaaagacTCACGCGGTTGTTCCAAGATCTCCACCTACTAAATTACACAGTAAATCGCATCAAACCTCACAATGaacccaaaaaattaaatggctTCAATgagtaa
- the LOC130666231 gene encoding kinesin-like protein KIF19, protein MSITQFGSSGSGGSGSSSSGSTRNFKDRIERRPVGEKLMVVVRIRPLGQDEVGPRVLHAINNKMVMVDDLEVDKQKRNSPKQYLYDLVLGEDSSQEAVYEGTTKSLVQDIIDGYNATVFAYGATGAGKTHTMVGSAEEPGVMVRALNDIFLAARKLSNDVDVEVAMSYLEIYNENIRDLLNPNTGYLELRDDSRGRNIQITGLTEVSINSTEEVMKLLHQGNKARTVEPTAANETSSRSHALLNVVVKQTTRPPSGRDLRHRARVKQGKLFMIDLAGSERAKQTKNQGKRLQEGAHINRSLLALGNCITALSGGARYVNYRDSKLTRLLKDALGGNCRTVMIAHVSPSASHREESKNTLMYADRANRITNKVEQNIVDVNYHVTQYRDIISDLKNEISRLRTKMHDTERPDTQERISLAKGNDLRSLREKIVSAFKEQMRLRRKLMELDSHLLGLNIAAEQQHAIISHWESRNNKLYKATKENTRRRSSADSQIDETENEDLIEEYEVDDMTVQQAWTELSEINKEQERYTEIRATTERELENCRQRSSSLEDELPARINSEEERELLALMLRVHELEADKMMLQSERLVKQHELRRRELLLLRYDRQRQISDEIITRQRRIMEDGKLALPSDLQELYIMYQQEIHAAAYNDSNLVDLSVSSMLFNNRLPPINRGIHFESLDDTRLPSSSTDSDWESPLPPIPEPQEIENVMGPVVRPLVSPSVFFPPISSSKRKNQENKLRRVASDNNVNSPKNLRDSRLKA, encoded by the exons ATGAGTATCACTCAGTTCGGTAGCAGTGGCAGCGGCGgaagcgggagtagttcgagTGGTAGCACGAGAAATTTTAAAGATCGCATTGAAAGACGTCCTGTAGGTGAAAAATTgatg gtGGTGGTACGAATCAGACCACTCGGACAGGATGAAGTCGGTCCTAGAGTGTTACATGCTATCAATAATAAG ATGGTTATGGTGGATGATTTAGAAGTAGATAAACAAAAACGTAACTCACCAAAGCAATATCTGTACGACTTAGTACTGGGTGAAGATTCATCGCAAGAAGCAGTTTACGAAGGAACAACTAAATCACTTGTACAAGATATAATCGACGGATATAATGCAACTGTTTTTGCATATGGTGCCACTGGGGCAGGTAAAACACACACGATGGTCGGCAGTGCTGAGGAACCGGGTGTTATGGTACGGGCCttgaatgatatttttttagcggCACGTAAACTTTCAAATGACGTCGACGTCGag GTAGCAATGTCATATCTTGAgatatataatgaaaatattcgCGACCTGTTGAATCCAAATACCGGTTACTTGGAGTTGCGTGACGACTCGCGAGGTCGCAATATACAAATCACTGGGCTTACTGAAGTTTCGATAAATTCTACGGAAGAG gtaATGAAATTATTACACCAAGGCAATAAAGCCCGGACTGTCGAGCCGACAGCTGCTAATGAAACGTCATCTCGTAGTCATGCTTTGCTGAATGTCGTTGTGAAGCAAACAACGAGGCCACCGTCTGGTCGTGACCTTCGGCATCGGGCACGTGTTAAGCAGGGTAAACTTTTTATGATTGATCTTGCGGGTTCTGAAAGAGCGAAGCAAACAAAG aatCAAGGAAAACGTCTTCAAGAAGGCGCGCATATTAATAGATCCCTTCTCGCACTCGGTAACTGTATAACGGCATTGTCTGGCGGCGCACGTTACGTCAATTATCGGGATTCAAAGCTCACGAGACTTCTGAAGGATGCACTTGGTGGTAATTGCCGGACTGTGATGATCGCTCACGTTTCACCTTCGGCTTCTCATCGTGAAGAAAGCAAAAACACACTAATGTACGCAGATCGCGCTAATCGTATCACTAATAAAGTCGAACAGAATATCGTCGATGTCAATTATCATGTGACGCAGTACCGCGACATCAtaagtgatttaaaaaatgaaatatctagATTGAGAACTAAAATGCATGATACCGAGAGACCGGATACGCAGGAAAGAATTTCTTTGGCTAAAGGAAATGATCTGAGAAGTTTGCGTGAAAAAATAGTCTCAGCATTTAAAGAACAAATGCGACttag gcGTAAACTTATGGAATTAGATAGTCATCTACTGGGTCTTAATATAGCCGCTGAACAGCAGCATGCAATTATTTCACACTGGGAGTCGAGgaataataaactttataaagcTACCAAAGAAAATACTAGACGAAGATCCAGCGCTGATAGTCAGATTGATGAAACTGAAAATGAAG atttaattgAAGAATATGAAGTTGATGATATGACTGTACAGCAAGCGTGGACAGAACTAtcagaaataaataaagagcAAGAACGTTATACTGAAATACGAGCGACAACTGAGCGGGAATTAGAAAATTGTCGGCAGCGAAGTTCATCCCTTGAAGAt gaaTTGCCCGCGAGAATAAATTCTGAGGAAGAACGTGAGCTCTTAGCACTGATGCTACGCGTCCACGAATTGGAAGCAGACAAAATGATGTTGCAAAGTGAAAGATTAGTCAAACAGCATGAGCTTAGAAGACGAGAACTTCTGCTACTGAGATATGATCGTCAGCGTCAGATTTCTGATGAAATTATAACGCGGCAGCGGAGAATTATGgaag atggaAAACTGGCGCTCCCGTCAGATTTACAAGagttatatataatgtatCAACAAGAAATTCATGCTGCTGCTTACAACGATAGCAATTTAGTTGATTTATCAGTATCTTCCATGCTATTTAATAACCGTCTGCCACCAATAAATCGTGGTATTCATTTTGAAAGTCTTGATGACACAAGATTACCCAGCAG ctCAACAGATTCTGATTGGGAGTCTCCGTTACCACCAATACCAGAGCCACAGGAAATTGAAAATGTAATGGGTCCAGTTGTTCGGCCATTAGTATCACCATCAGTTTTTTTCCCGCCAATATCCAGctctaaaagaaaaaatca ggaAAATAAATTGCGTAGAGTTGCAAGTGATAATAATGTAAATTCACCAAAAAATTTACGGGATTCACGACTAAAGGCATAA
- the LOC130666234 gene encoding uncharacterized protein LOC130666234, producing the protein MGGASSKDNYRKSIATEQVLIKKTWSKIEDNLQYHANVFFTEFCEAYPQYVKYFTYDPDMPLTLDADTSKKFMIIMETMGYLLIYFLNKPKQVKHIIGYVAMVHKDMDITRADMTNFRENLIKYITSTFPKLITSENENIIAKYIRYITDEISQSIEDFKKTESRINFELTKSHNGLLTHCLCREELIYGCKLDYWNERKRVWEERLEEWKLKVRTPVDPSNRSSTDEDIMPIRKSKFEDTITEHEESIRVWEPRDSSGTGISKITDDSVQISQNRRRVTLKMKKSGQTNYDVIEIVNPTEQSAKRQQLSMKEKKLSDNEPASTSVASSPPVVDSEARKRRRQLLSTLNND; encoded by the exons ATGGGCGGCGCGAGTTCAAAAGataattatagaaaatcaATAGCGACTGAGCaggtattaataaaaaaaacctggAGTAAAATAGAAGATAATCTTCAGTATCATgcgaatgtattttttaccga atTTTGCGAAGCGTATCCGCAGtacgtaaaatattttacatatgaCCCGGACATGCCGCTGACCCTAGATGCGGATacaagcaaaaaatttatgataattatggAGACCATgggatatttattgatatattttttaaataaacccAAACAAGTAAAACATATAATAGGATATGTAGCGATGGTGCACAAGGACATGGACATCACACGTGCAGATATGACa AATTTCAGAGAAAacttgattaaatatataacgtCAACATTTCCGAAATTAATAACGagcgaaaatgaaaatatcatCGCTAAATATATCAGATATATTACGGATGAAATATCTCAGAGTAttgaagattttaaaaaaactgaatcgcgtattaattttgaattaactAAAAGTCACAATGGG TTATTAACACACTGCTTATGTAGAGAAGAATTAATTTACGGGTGTAAATTGGACTACTGGAACGAACGGAAGCGCGTATGGGAGGAGCGGCTAGAAGAATGGAAGCTTAAAGTTCGTACGCCGGTTGATCCATCAAATCGTTCTTCAACCGACGAAGACATAATGCCCATTCGTAAATCAAAATTCGAAGATACTATTACGGAGCATGAAGAATCTATCCGTGTTTGGGAGCCACGAGATAGCTCTGGAACGGGAATCAGTAAAATTACG GATGACAGCGTCCAGATTTCTCAAAATCGTAGGCGCGTTACCTTGAAGATGAAAAAATCTGGGCAAACTAATTATGACGTAATTGAAATTGTCAATCCAACAGAACAGTCTGCCAAGAGACAACAATTGtcgatgaaagaaaaaaaattatctgataaTGAGCCAGCGTCAACTTCCGTCGCATCATCTCCACCGGTCGTCGATTCAGAAGCTAGAAAACGACGTCGCCAATTGCTATCAACTCTCAATAATGATTAG
- the LOC130666228 gene encoding pH-sensitive chloride channel 2-like isoform X2 — MVRPPGEINASDPIKVACRANIYTIKSNMAKTLQFDVHMMLQFRYRDSRLRYSEVAPQYTHIFGGQSAHNLIWTPTVFVSNERTSVIMGNGVKDLLISIDPTGVVILNTRLEATLNCALRLEKFPFDVQECPLIFESWTHSAQDMKLYWDESPIVLAKELHLTEYRLVGKWVNETEVSYTAAQQHYGHFAGNFSSISITFKLAREMGFFVMDYYIPSVLIVVVSWVSFWLHVDASPPRIVLGTNTILAFMTLASKIENSLPKVSYIKASEIWFLGCTIFLFAAMVEFAFVNTIYRRKKTVQLKKVNSKYILKSTLTPRLARKQFQKNTTNLERSRSWSSLDNSRLNDSDYSSQNYLTVHGCPSTINIPSVRIEDERDRDFSSGSIMTIESSPSPPPKSFPRRPTLAKLNTFTTMTPQEIAQWIDRRSRIVFPAAFLIFNILYWSFIWI; from the exons ATGGTAAGACCACCTGGTGAAATCAATGCAAGTGACCCAATTAAAGTTGCCTGCAGGGCCAACATATATACAATAAAGTCAAATATGGCCAAGACACTa CAATTTGATGTCCACATGATGCTCCAGTTTCGTTACCGCGACTCAAGACTCCGATATTCAGAGGTAGCGCCGCAGTACACTCATATTTTTGGGGGTCAGTCAGCTCATAATTTAATATGGACACCAACAGTATTTGTGTCCAATGAAAGAACTTCCGTAATAATGGGAAACGGCGTCAAAGATTTGCTGATATCAATCGACCCGACTGGTGTGGTCATCTTAAACACCAG ACTCGAGGCCACCTTGAACTGCGCTCTTCGCCTGGAAAAATTTCCCTTCGACGTACAAGAATGCCCGCTGATATTTGAAAGCT gGACTCACAGTGCGCAAGATATGAAATTATACTGGGATGAATCACCGATCGTGTTAGCCAAAGAGTTGCATTTAACAGAGTATCGACTGGTTGGGAAATGGGTTAACGAGACTGAGGTCTCTTACACTGCGGCACAGCAACATTATGGTCACTTTG cCGGTAACTTTAGTTCGATTAGCATCACGTTTAAGCTTGCACGTGAAATGggattttttgttatggactatTATATACCATCGGTATTGATTGTCGTGGTGTCATGGGTGTCATTCTGGCTTCACGTTGACGCGAGCCCGCCGAGAATCGTTCTAGGAACTAACACAATATTAGCATTCATGACACTTGCGTCTAAAATCGAAAACTCATTGCCCAAAGTTTCCTACATAAAAGCCAGCGAAATTTGGTTTCTTGGTTGTaccatttttctttttgcaGCAATGGTAGAATTTGCCTTCGTCAATACAATTTACCGGAGAAA GAAAACAgttcaattgaaaaaagttaacagtaaatatattttgaaatcaaCGTTAACCCCGCGTTTGGCGcgaaaacaatttcaaaaaaatacgacGAATCTTGAACGCTCGCGGTCTTGGTCTTCGCTGGATAACAGCCGCTTAAATGACAGTGATTACTCcagtcaaaattatttaacagtCCAC GGTTGTCCTAGTACAATCAATATACCGTCGGTGAGAATAGAAGACGAAAGAGATCGTGACTTTTCAAGCGGCAGTATAATGACGATTGAGAGTTCACCGTCCCCTCCACCAAAATCATTTCCACGGCGACCAACTCTCGCGAAATTGAACACGTTCACAACAATGACACCACAGGAAATAGCTCAGTGGATTGACCGGCGAAGCAGAATTGTCTTTCCCGCAGCTTTTCTCATATTTAATATTCTCTACTGGTCATTCAtctggatttaa
- the LOC130666230 gene encoding transmembrane protein 186: protein MSLLTANCVRLNLCRHLLRTSVSLQLAARSSTSKPTLYESKRFPGYQVLYNFENVRNVGLINRLKYRMTILSCIVIPSSMLLEVTSVIPLSMSEAFTFLTVAVTIFFHGAGLFCNNVIGYIYSKPKSNDLKISYVNYWGKRIDIDANAKTITCSETSNMFFRPLFNSVKTENTKFPLKLYVKGKVMDEKHFDNIFGIPF from the exons ATGTCACTTTTGACAGCCAACTGTGTAAGATTGAATTTATGCAGGCATTTATTACGTACATCGGTATCATTACAATTAGCAGCTCGGTCATCAACATCAAAACCAACTTTGTATGAATCTAAAAGATTTCCTGGGTACCAAgtactttataattttgaaaatgttagAAATGTCGGtttaattaatcgattaaAGTATCGCATGACAATATTGTCATGTATTGTCATCCCATCATCGATGCTGTTGGAGGTTACGAGTGTCATACCTCTAAGCATGTCGGAagcatttacttttttaa cgGTTGCAGTTACAATTTTCTTCCATGGAGCCGGATTATTTTGTAACAACGTAATCGGGTACATTTACTCCAAACCAAAGagcaatgatttaaaaatttcctacGTTAATTATTGGGGCAAAAGAATAGATATTGACGCAAACGCTAAAACTATAACTTGTTCTGAAACATCAAATATGTTTTTCCGACCATTATTTAATTCCGTTAAAACAGAAAATACTaaatttccattaaaattgtaTGTAAAAGGAAAAGTTATGGATGAAAAACACTTTGATAATATATTTGGTATtcctttttaa